A genomic region of Metopolophium dirhodum isolate CAU chromosome 1, ASM1992520v1, whole genome shotgun sequence contains the following coding sequences:
- the LOC132933294 gene encoding activity-regulated cytoskeleton-associated protein-like, whose translation MEPAGHTGNNLTTGQILDAGQRENQPVESSPAQPPNITTNKPPTPTHQQAMDMIQASRSIIKEVRQAAENSAHGHSLESRLTMLEDCMARFGDDQRRIAETMRRLEMGMARQAPEHQPEGTAPTRPHHNVSSNNTEYGTRYSAAREPPSAGNQHAERSVRFDDTPNLYHAPSSTHTYASQQSTLIPYDDVCAAKHSLPEFLGTTPEDPVRFIHKAESILYQTRIDRSAWTNIVTQQLKGAASTWWNTIRLLDLTWDEFRAEFLEKFDNVEIQSRLRAEIVSVRQTQTQSLTEFVTQKNQLARRVNTGLSETQLVGTIAGLTRNEYRTHIRLQRPVTFGDLRRVAGILEYTPDETPTQQQQKPAYKSHSQTHPPQPKLQPRTRDGTAGKTQPPNPCRYCGGPHWNSDCPGNTPRSGNGK comes from the coding sequence ATGGAACCCGCCGGACATACCGGAAACAACCTGACAACAGGTCAAATACTTGACGCCGGACAAAGGGAAAACCAACCGGTCGAATCATCACCCGCCCAGCCACCAAACATCACCACCAATAAACcacccacacccacacaccaACAGGCTATGGATATGATTCAAGCGAGTCGTTCCATAATTAAGGAGGTACGGCAAGCGGCGGAAAACTCGGCGCATGGGCACAGTCTGGAATCGCGACTGACCATGCTCGAGGACTGCATGGCCCGCTTTGGCGACGACCAACGCCGCATTGCAGAAACAATGCGACGCCTAGAAATGGGTATGGCACGCCAAGCACCGGAACACCAACCGGAAGGGACAGCACCGACCCGCCCCCACCACAATGTGTCATCGAACAACACGGAATACGGTACGAGGTACTCCGCGGCACGCGAACCGCCGTCCGCGGGTAACCAGCACGCCGAACGTTCGGTACGTTTCGATGACACGCCAAATTTATACCATGCCCCCTCCTCCACACACACCTATGCGTCACAACAATCGACGCTGATACCATACGACGACGTATGTGCAGCGAAACATTCGCTGCCGGAGTTCCTCGGAACAACGCCTGAGGACCCGGTACGATTCATACACAAGGCGGAATCGATATTGTACCAAACGCGTATAGATAGGTCGGCCTGGACTAATATTGTCACGCAGCAGCTGAAGGGTGCAGCCAGTACATGGTGGAACACCATCAGACTACTGGACCTCACCTGGGATGAGTTCCGCgccgaatttttagaaaaattcgacAACGTGGAAATACAATCACGACTGCGGGCCGAGATAGTATCCGTCCGACAAACACAAACGCAATCGCTTACGGAGTTCGTGACACAAAAAAACCAACTCGCGCGCCGCGTCAATACCGGGCTATCTGAAACACAGCTAGTCGGTACGATAGCCGGTCTAACGCGCAACGAATACCGCACGCATATCCGATTGCAGAGACCAGTGACTTTCGGAGACCTCCGCCGGGTCGCTGGAATCCTGGAATACACACCAGACGAAACGCCCACACAACAGCAGCAGAAACCGGCGTACAAATCACATTCCCAAACCCACCCGCCCCAACCGAAGCTGCAACCGCGTACACGGGACGGTACTGCAGGTAAAACGCAACCGCCCAACCCGTGCAGGTACTGTGGAGGTCCTCACTGGAACAGTGACTGCCCCGGGAACACGCCGCGTTCGGGAAACGGGAAATGA